A single window of Chloracidobacterium sp. DNA harbors:
- a CDS encoding stage II sporulation protein M: MNRFLDDKKNNWQRLEDLLSMMSGVGLRGLSRAEVREFGELYRRAAADLAIARSETRDPKLINYLNSLVIRAHGRIYRSESDGVGTIRKFFTLEFPRAFRANWKYMALAFGVFAAFALFGFIATWVDVDFTHFVALSGVTDEIRANNQWWSSLNEANQVGASQIMSNNIIVTFRVFAFGAFFGVGAFYDLAFEGARLGSVFAACYQIDPAFGNALASFVVGHGVIELSCIFFCGGAGMMIGYAMIDPGDLTRAQALKKKGVEAAKIVIGCACLLVIAGTIEGFLSPSALPPGIKIATGVLSGIVMYSYLILVGRIPADDEIRAGQDRPIQVAIAA; encoded by the coding sequence ATGAATCGATTTCTCGACGACAAGAAGAATAATTGGCAACGGCTCGAGGACCTTTTGTCGATGATGAGCGGCGTCGGCCTCCGCGGTTTATCGAGGGCCGAGGTGCGCGAATTTGGCGAACTGTATCGCCGTGCCGCGGCGGATCTGGCAATTGCCCGCTCGGAAACGCGCGATCCGAAATTGATCAATTATCTGAATAGCCTTGTGATCAGGGCTCACGGCCGCATATACCGCTCCGAGAGTGATGGCGTCGGGACGATCCGAAAGTTCTTTACACTTGAGTTTCCAAGGGCGTTTAGAGCGAATTGGAAATATATGGCGCTTGCGTTCGGGGTGTTTGCCGCGTTCGCCTTATTCGGTTTTATCGCGACGTGGGTCGATGTTGATTTTACGCATTTTGTCGCACTTTCCGGCGTAACTGATGAGATCAGGGCAAATAATCAATGGTGGAGTTCGCTCAACGAAGCCAATCAGGTCGGGGCAAGTCAGATAATGTCGAACAACATTATCGTTACGTTTCGCGTTTTTGCTTTCGGGGCATTTTTTGGCGTCGGGGCGTTTTATGACCTTGCGTTTGAGGGAGCGAGGCTTGGCAGCGTTTTCGCGGCCTGCTATCAGATCGACCCTGCATTCGGAAATGCACTCGCAAGCTTTGTGGTCGGCCACGGCGTGATCGAGCTGTCGTGCATATTCTTTTGCGGCGGTGCCGGTATGATGATCGGATACGCAATGATCGATCCCGGCGACCTGACCAGAGCCCAAGCACTTAAGAAAAAAGGCGTCGAGGCGGCCAAGATCGTCATTGGTTGTGCTTGCCTACTTGTAATCGCCGGTACGATCGAAGGGTTTCTCTCGCCGTCGGCACTGCCGCCGGGCATTAAGATCGCGACCGGCGTATTATCCGGAATTGTGATGTACAGCTACCTGATACTCGTGGGGCGTATACCCGCCGATGACGAGATCAGAGCGGGGCAAGATCGCCCGATACAAGTTGCCATCGCCGCGTAG
- a CDS encoding META domain-containing protein, whose amino-acid sequence MNTFLKTAALFTIVLGLAVTAFAESLPVGKWKLDSYKFGQKIADPISKELITLNIDSEGKIGGLSGCNVYGGSYSFAEGKLQISEIFSTMMACEEPLMSFERTFYETLRSSDRFTLVDGVLTITDGDAKSFVRFTRVRKPKPHNMC is encoded by the coding sequence ATGAATACCTTTCTTAAAACCGCCGCACTTTTCACGATCGTCCTTGGATTAGCTGTCACAGCGTTTGCCGAGTCGCTTCCGGTGGGCAAATGGAAACTCGATAGTTATAAGTTTGGGCAGAAGATCGCCGATCCGATCAGCAAAGAACTGATCACGCTCAACATCGATAGCGAGGGCAAGATCGGCGGGCTTTCGGGATGCAATGTGTACGGCGGTAGCTATTCATTTGCCGAAGGTAAACTGCAGATCAGCGAGATCTTTTCGACAATGATGGCTTGTGAAGAGCCTCTAATGTCGTTTGAACGCACATTTTACGAGACACTGAGGTCATCAGACAGATTCACGCTCGTAGATGGCGTTTTGACGATAACGGACGGTGATGCCAAAAGCTTCGTCAGGTTTACGCGTGTCCGAAAACCCAAGCCGCACAATATGTGCTAA
- the ribA gene encoding GTP cyclohydrolase II: MQRDLTVERVATADLPTKRGSFKIAGYRSLNSSEEFVVLYKGSMDREVPTLVRIHSQCLTGDVFGSIKCDCGPQLHRAMEMINAEGRGAIVYQQQEGRGIGIINKIRAYALQDEGADTVEANERLGFEIDARDYQQCAEILYDLGLCKVRVISNNPDKLAALEQAGLKLVERIPIEVATEEESVEYMKTKREKMGHLLRF; this comes from the coding sequence ATGCAGCGGGACTTGACGGTCGAAAGAGTAGCGACGGCGGACCTTCCGACCAAGCGTGGATCATTTAAGATCGCAGGCTATCGATCGCTCAACAGCAGCGAAGAATTTGTTGTACTCTACAAAGGCTCTATGGATCGCGAGGTGCCGACACTGGTCCGCATCCATTCGCAGTGTCTTACGGGGGATGTGTTTGGTTCGATCAAATGCGATTGCGGACCACAACTCCACCGGGCGATGGAAATGATCAATGCCGAAGGCCGCGGAGCAATCGTCTACCAGCAGCAGGAGGGCCGCGGGATCGGCATTATTAATAAGATCCGGGCCTATGCCCTGCAGGACGAAGGCGCCGACACCGTCGAAGCAAATGAGCGTCTCGGCTTTGAGATCGATGCTCGTGATTATCAGCAGTGTGCCGAGATACTATATGACCTCGGCCTCTGCAAGGTTCGGGTGATCTCGAATAACCCGGACAAGCTCGCAGCTCTCGAGCAAGCCGGCCTGAAACTCGTTGAGCGGATCCCGATCGAGGTCGCTACCGAGGAAGAGTCGGTCGAGTATATGAAGACGAAACGGGAAAAAATGGGGCATTTATTGAGATTTTAA
- a CDS encoding class I SAM-dependent methyltransferase: MPTDQVILVIYTTKYRLGGHQFPVVAQTLADEKREAGFNGEIITRAVESKRDILQAIAEIKDADKLIKEFHFVGHSGMYGPMYGTVAFPEQFSPYEWEQMEIPFAEDASAYFFCCRSARWFAPFFARTFNIPTYGFFWYTTFSRNSEKYVSVGDKADGKLYTIGCKGRKSHGFVASAKKRLGFMPAEKMKRFEPRPPDGDTSYDHVAELYDAAFQDIRVRQAEWKWLNEHLPNGAVDMLDIGCGNGALLYALRDRINSGIGVDESGGIIERAKLKNAENKHISFQKIDGPVLPFPDNSFDAVTSLMSFRYLDWDPLLAEIKRVMRPGGKFLIIDMVTVPVAVGEYPRLIGDKLRTMKDQKANSGFDAALQKLVAHPDWKKMLEYNPIRSEHEMKWYLESRFPGQKMEILNMAWHSRIVAFDSGPVENGLDAKLSYP, from the coding sequence ATGCCAACCGATCAAGTAATTTTGGTGATCTACACCACCAAATACCGCCTTGGCGGCCACCAATTTCCGGTCGTAGCCCAAACCCTCGCTGACGAGAAACGCGAGGCGGGGTTTAACGGTGAGATCATTACGCGTGCCGTCGAGAGCAAACGCGATATCCTACAGGCAATTGCGGAGATCAAGGATGCCGACAAACTCATTAAGGAGTTTCATTTTGTCGGCCATTCCGGGATGTACGGCCCAATGTACGGTACCGTTGCCTTTCCCGAACAGTTCTCACCGTATGAATGGGAACAAATGGAGATCCCGTTTGCCGAGGACGCGTCAGCATACTTCTTTTGCTGCCGTTCGGCACGATGGTTTGCACCGTTCTTTGCCCGCACTTTCAACATTCCGACATACGGCTTTTTTTGGTACACCACATTTTCACGCAACAGCGAAAAATACGTTTCGGTCGGCGACAAAGCCGACGGCAAACTCTATACGATAGGTTGCAAGGGCCGTAAATCACACGGCTTTGTCGCGTCGGCAAAAAAGCGGCTTGGCTTTATGCCCGCTGAGAAAATGAAGCGATTTGAGCCGCGTCCGCCCGACGGCGACACATCGTATGATCACGTCGCCGAACTCTACGACGCCGCATTTCAGGATATTCGAGTGCGGCAGGCCGAATGGAAATGGCTGAATGAGCATTTGCCGAACGGAGCAGTCGATATGCTCGACATCGGGTGCGGCAACGGAGCTCTGCTCTACGCCCTGCGCGACCGCATCAACAGCGGGATCGGCGTGGACGAGTCGGGTGGCATCATCGAGCGTGCCAAACTGAAAAATGCCGAAAATAAGCACATATCTTTTCAGAAGATCGACGGTCCTGTGCTTCCCTTTCCTGATAATTCGTTCGATGCCGTCACATCGCTGATGTCGTTTCGCTATCTCGATTGGGACCCGCTTTTGGCTGAGATCAAACGCGTAATGCGGCCGGGCGGCAAGTTCCTGATCATTGATATGGTCACCGTCCCGGTTGCGGTCGGCGAATATCCGCGGCTGATCGGCGATAAACTGCGAACGATGAAGGATCAGAAGGCAAACTCCGGATTCGACGCTGCTCTGCAGAAGTTAGTCGCACATCCGGATTGGAAAAAAATGCTTGAGTACAATCCGATCCGCTCCGAGCACGAGATGAAATGGTATCTCGAAAGCCGTTTCCCCGGACAAAAGATGGAGATACTCAATATGGCCTGGCACTCGCGCATCGTGGCCTTTGACAGCGGACCGGTCGAGAATGGGCTCGACGCAAAACTTAGTTATCCATAA
- a CDS encoding ABC transporter ATP-binding protein — translation MSDEAKKYHEEDEIGKTYDFRVAGRLFRYLKPYWRLAAAALSLTLLTNILISTQPYFTKMAVDDFIEPKRIDGIWLFALAFFGVFLLRFIFSYVQEILLNKVGQKVMFDLRTELYTKLQKQEVAYYDKYPVGRTMTRLTGDVDALNELFTSGVIDVLGDLVIIIAILGIMFWMDWKLALVSLITVPLLFTATNWFRKHARNGFDRVRTRNAKLNAFLQEYISGAQTVQLFNAEKKAQHRFREINDDYREANLETIYYYSIFYPLVDFIGAIGIAVVIFAFGFETLRGMSVSGAALTVGILASFIQYSLQLFQPIRDLSDKFNVLQAAIVAAHRIFILLDREITIESPSVPVRTGKAEGRIEFENVWFAYKDEDWVLRDVSFSVSLGESVALVGHTGSGKTTITNLIMRFYDVQKGRILLDGVDVRDWDLRDLRSNFAVVLQDVFLFSGSIENNIRLGNTEIGRDRVEWAAKEVHADEFIRNIDGGYEAEVKERGAGLSVGQKQLISFARALAFDPKILILDEATSSIDTETEQLIQNAVERVMDGRTSLVVAHRLSTIQKCDRIIVLHHGELREIGTHNELLANRGLYWRLYQLQYSEEKLVHLSTEPSATGYELEPETAG, via the coding sequence ATGTCAGATGAGGCCAAAAAATATCACGAAGAGGACGAGATCGGCAAAACGTACGACTTTCGCGTAGCTGGCCGTCTCTTTAGATATCTCAAGCCGTATTGGCGGTTGGCCGCCGCTGCACTTTCCTTAACGCTACTTACTAATATCCTGATCAGTACCCAGCCATATTTCACCAAGATGGCTGTCGATGATTTTATCGAACCGAAACGCATCGATGGGATATGGCTCTTTGCCTTAGCCTTTTTCGGTGTGTTTTTGCTACGCTTCATTTTCTCTTATGTTCAGGAGATCCTGCTAAATAAAGTCGGCCAAAAGGTGATGTTCGATCTACGGACCGAACTCTACACCAAACTTCAGAAGCAGGAAGTAGCCTATTACGACAAATATCCCGTCGGGCGGACGATGACGCGCCTGACCGGGGATGTCGATGCCCTCAACGAACTCTTTACCTCCGGTGTGATAGACGTCCTTGGCGATCTGGTGATCATCATCGCGATCCTAGGGATAATGTTCTGGATGGACTGGAAGTTGGCACTGGTGTCGCTGATCACGGTGCCGTTGCTCTTTACCGCGACAAACTGGTTTCGAAAGCACGCCCGAAACGGCTTTGACCGAGTGCGGACGCGAAATGCGAAGCTCAACGCGTTTCTTCAGGAGTATATTTCGGGTGCCCAGACGGTGCAGCTGTTTAACGCTGAGAAAAAGGCCCAGCACCGGTTCCGCGAGATCAATGACGACTATCGCGAAGCCAATCTTGAGACGATCTATTATTATTCGATCTTCTACCCGCTGGTCGATTTTATTGGAGCGATCGGCATCGCAGTCGTTATTTTTGCCTTTGGTTTCGAAACGCTGCGCGGGATGTCAGTCTCAGGGGCGGCCTTGACGGTCGGCATCCTGGCATCGTTTATCCAGTATTCGCTTCAGCTATTTCAGCCGATCAGGGATCTTTCTGATAAGTTCAACGTGCTCCAGGCGGCCATCGTCGCAGCCCATCGGATATTTATCCTGCTTGACCGCGAGATCACAATTGAGTCGCCAAGCGTGCCCGTCCGTACCGGAAAGGCAGAGGGACGGATCGAGTTTGAAAACGTTTGGTTTGCGTATAAAGACGAAGATTGGGTGCTCCGCGACGTTTCATTTTCCGTCAGTCTCGGCGAGAGTGTCGCACTTGTCGGGCATACAGGCTCCGGTAAGACCACGATCACCAATCTGATAATGCGATTTTATGACGTGCAGAAAGGGCGCATTTTGCTCGACGGCGTCGACGTCCGCGATTGGGATCTCAGAGATCTGCGTTCGAACTTTGCGGTCGTACTGCAGGACGTATTCCTCTTTAGCGGTTCGATCGAGAATAATATTCGGCTCGGCAACACCGAGATCGGACGAGATCGGGTGGAGTGGGCAGCCAAAGAGGTCCACGCAGACGAGTTTATTCGCAATATCGACGGCGGTTATGAGGCCGAGGTAAAGGAACGCGGGGCCGGGCTGTCGGTCGGGCAAAAGCAGTTGATCTCATTCGCACGCGCTCTGGCGTTCGACCCCAAGATCCTGATACTCGACGAGGCAACAAGTTCGATCGATACCGAAACGGAACAGTTGATCCAAAATGCTGTCGAACGCGTGATGGACGGCAGAACCTCGCTGGTAGTGGCCCATCGGCTTTCAACGATCCAAAAATGTGATCGGATCATCGTGCTCCACCACGGAGAGTTGCGGGAGATCGGCACCCACAATGAACTCTTGGCAAATCGCGGCCTCTATTGGCGTCTATATCAGTTGCAGTATTCGGAGGAGAAACTCGTTCATCTCTCGACCGAGCCCTCAGCCACCGGATATGAACTCGAGCCTGAAACTGCCGGCTGA
- a CDS encoding tetratricopeptide repeat protein codes for MNRGRYRVSFLVVILFLFVSAATTFGQADNRSSISGFVFGPDRRPVSQVWVELTNDINRTMGRVRTDVSGRYYFPNLPNGRYTVKALPYGTGLVEQSVDVELAGVGSRGQSLPDIQQKDIYLKARKESSKIPFQNAVVYAQDVPPAAAALYKSAIDDIDGQRPTEALVSLEKAVDTFPTYFLALQKLGYLRLTKGDYTTAIGIFERALAVQSRCFDCWYGIGYSKFTLKSFPEAVAATEKALVESPDSVEANLLLGMATRSTKEYEKAETALKRAIKASEGTSADAHWQLALLFGRDLNRYAEAAKELEAYLKVAPEAPNKEDIKKLIKQFRSKT; via the coding sequence ATGAATCGTGGTCGCTATCGGGTTAGTTTTCTGGTTGTAATTTTGTTTCTGTTCGTTTCCGCTGCCACAACTTTTGGCCAGGCGGATAATAGGAGTTCGATCTCGGGCTTTGTATTCGGCCCGGATCGCCGTCCTGTTTCGCAGGTTTGGGTAGAGCTGACGAACGATATTAACCGTACGATGGGCCGCGTCCGAACGGATGTGTCGGGCCGCTATTATTTCCCAAATCTGCCCAACGGCCGTTACACAGTCAAGGCCCTACCGTATGGAACCGGGCTGGTCGAGCAAAGCGTGGACGTCGAGTTAGCCGGAGTCGGGAGTCGAGGCCAGTCGTTACCGGACATACAGCAAAAAGATATTTATCTGAAGGCGAGAAAAGAGTCGAGCAAGATTCCATTCCAAAATGCGGTCGTCTACGCACAAGATGTGCCCCCGGCCGCGGCCGCACTATATAAGTCTGCGATCGACGATATCGACGGGCAGCGGCCGACCGAAGCTCTGGTTAGCCTCGAAAAAGCAGTAGACACCTTTCCGACCTATTTTCTAGCTCTCCAAAAGCTCGGCTATCTGCGTCTCACTAAGGGAGACTATACGACTGCTATCGGTATTTTTGAGCGGGCGTTGGCAGTGCAATCACGATGTTTTGACTGTTGGTACGGTATCGGCTACTCCAAATTTACCCTGAAAAGCTTCCCGGAGGCTGTTGCAGCTACCGAGAAGGCTCTCGTCGAAAGTCCGGACTCGGTCGAGGCAAATCTGCTACTTGGTATGGCCACCCGCTCTACCAAAGAATACGAAAAGGCCGAGACGGCGCTCAAACGTGCCATAAAGGCCTCGGAAGGTACGTCGGCGGATGCCCACTGGCAACTGGCCCTACTGTTTGGTCGAGACCTCAATCGTTATGCCGAGGCGGCCAAGGAACTCGAGGCCTATTTGAAAGTTGCCCCGGAAGCCCCAAATAAAGAGGATATAAAGAAATTGATCAAGCAGTTTAGGTCTAAGACCTAG
- a CDS encoding aspartate/glutamate racemase family protein, whose amino-acid sequence MGSTQNLVIHKRGTMAGRLGIIDWGIGGVSIYKLIKEQIGDVPVTYLSDTGATPYGKMSRPELTARLDSVIEYLKGRGVTHIIIGCNAASTAIPHLADHAIPVDGVIVPATKMAAKLKPTKLGLIGGRRTVVSGVYRRLLKAQNIEVKQRIAQPLSALIESGDVVSETLRGEAKRILAPLKNCSHILLACTHYPAITPLLRQLVSPQTIFIDPAAEMVEIVRSAGMPLSGGDTFLTTGNAQMIRSSAQKAFGVAIASAESISI is encoded by the coding sequence ATGGGCTCGACGCAAAACTTAGTTATCCATAAGCGAGGGACGATGGCCGGCAGGTTGGGAATAATCGATTGGGGTATCGGCGGAGTCAGTATCTATAAGCTCATCAAGGAGCAGATCGGCGACGTTCCGGTGACATACTTGTCCGATACCGGGGCGACGCCGTACGGCAAAATGTCTCGGCCTGAGCTTACCGCACGTCTTGATTCCGTGATCGAATATCTGAAAGGTCGCGGTGTCACACACATCATCATCGGCTGTAACGCGGCGAGCACCGCGATCCCGCATCTGGCGGACCACGCAATACCGGTCGACGGAGTGATCGTACCCGCGACTAAAATGGCGGCTAAACTGAAGCCTACAAAGCTCGGGCTTATCGGCGGTCGTCGGACGGTTGTCTCGGGCGTGTATAGGCGTTTACTTAAGGCTCAGAATATCGAAGTGAAACAGCGGATCGCCCAACCGCTCTCGGCACTGATCGAAAGCGGAGACGTTGTATCCGAGACGTTACGCGGCGAGGCAAAACGCATCCTCGCACCGCTAAAAAACTGCTCACATATACTGCTCGCGTGCACTCACTACCCCGCGATCACGCCCTTGCTCCGGCAACTCGTTTCGCCCCAAACCATATTTATCGATCCCGCGGCGGAGATGGTCGAGATCGTCCGCAGTGCGGGAATGCCATTGTCCGGCGGCGACACGTTTCTGACTACCGGCAACGCGCAAATGATTCGATCATCGGCCCAAAAGGCCTTTGGCGTCGCGATCGCCTCGGCTGAGAGCATTTCGATCTAG